From the Vallicoccus soli genome, one window contains:
- a CDS encoding BMP family lipoprotein, whose amino-acid sequence MKNTIRLAALVSAVAIAAAGCGDAPEEEGSGSGSGSTSTSTGAATGGAGGGGGADFTGCMVSDSGGIDDRSFNASAWAGLQKAETDLGIAPKFVESRTDADYGPNINSLVADDCGIIVTVGFLMGDATSEAATANPEERFAIVDSAPETPIENVKPLSFNTAEAAFLGGYLAAGMSESGTVATFGGAQIPPVTIFMDGFVDGVAYYNEQKGTDVQVLGWDKAAQNGSFTGDFEDQNKGRQLAQNFISQGADVILPVAGPVGLGAAAAAEASGSTRLVWVDSDGTETAPQYAELFLSSVLKRVDNAVEAATADALEGDFTNEAYVGTLENEGVGLAPLAEDVPEELAAEIEEVRQGIIDGTIAIESDSSPA is encoded by the coding sequence GTGAAGAACACCATCCGGCTCGCCGCGCTCGTCAGCGCCGTGGCCATCGCCGCCGCGGGCTGCGGCGACGCCCCCGAGGAGGAGGGCTCGGGCTCGGGCTCCGGCTCGACCAGCACGAGCACCGGCGCGGCGACCGGCGGCGCGGGCGGCGGCGGTGGCGCCGACTTCACCGGCTGCATGGTGTCCGACTCCGGCGGCATCGACGACCGCTCGTTCAACGCCAGCGCGTGGGCCGGCCTGCAGAAGGCCGAGACCGACCTCGGCATCGCGCCGAAGTTCGTCGAGTCGCGCACCGACGCCGACTACGGCCCCAACATCAACAGCCTCGTCGCCGACGACTGCGGGATCATCGTCACCGTCGGCTTCCTCATGGGCGACGCGACCTCCGAGGCCGCCACGGCCAACCCGGAGGAGCGCTTCGCCATCGTCGACTCCGCGCCGGAGACGCCGATCGAGAACGTCAAGCCGCTGTCGTTCAACACGGCCGAGGCCGCGTTCCTCGGCGGCTACCTCGCCGCGGGCATGAGCGAGTCCGGGACGGTCGCCACCTTCGGCGGCGCGCAGATCCCGCCGGTCACGATCTTCATGGACGGCTTCGTCGACGGCGTCGCGTACTACAACGAGCAGAAGGGGACCGACGTCCAGGTCCTCGGCTGGGACAAGGCCGCCCAGAACGGCTCGTTCACCGGCGACTTCGAGGACCAGAACAAGGGCCGCCAGCTGGCGCAGAACTTCATCAGCCAGGGCGCCGACGTCATCCTGCCGGTCGCCGGCCCGGTCGGCCTCGGCGCCGCCGCGGCCGCGGAGGCCTCGGGCAGCACCCGCCTGGTGTGGGTCGACTCCGACGGCACCGAGACGGCCCCGCAGTACGCCGAGCTGTTCCTCTCCTCGGTCCTCAAGCGGGTCGACAACGCCGTGGAGGCCGCGACGGCCGACGCGCTCGAGGGCGACTTCACCAACGAGGCGTACGTCGGCACGCTGGAGAACGAGGGCGTCGGGCTCGCCCCGCTCGCCGAGGACGTGCCGGAGGAGCTCGCGGCGGAGATCGAGGAGGTCCGCCAGGGCATCATCGACGGCACGATCGCCATCGAGTCGGACTCCTCCCCGGCCTGA